The Aureitalea marina genome contains the following window.
GAAATACTGAAGACCACTTCCACACCAGGCTCTACCTCGTAGGTGCCAACCAACTGGTCCAGTTCCATCTCCGCCTCATCCATGGGCGGGTTTTCTACCTCCGCCACAGCTTCGCTCGGAAGGTCTTTGAATTGGTCTTTCAATATAATATCGGCAATCTCTTGTGCCATAGTAGACGGGTTGGCGTCGCCTCGGTTGGCAAATATGGCAACAGAGACCTTTTGATCGGGAAAGCGCAGAAGTTCGGCCCGGAATCCCACAAAAGCACCACCGTGACTTATCGTTCTAAGTCCTTTGTATTCTTCCATGAACAGACCGCCGCCATATTCGGTATCTTCTCCGTTGCTGAGCTTGCCTGTGGTGGTCATCTCTTTCCAGAAGGCATCATTCAGCAACTTCCGTTCATAGTATTCATTGTCCCATTTTAGGATGTCCTCAATACTGGTAAAGATGCCGCCATCTCCTATCATGTCTAAGGTAGTCATACTGATCTGGTAGCCACCATCCGTTGTTGGGGCATAGCCCGAAGCTCGATTTTTGACGATGGCCTGGTGATCATTGTGAAAGTGGGTAGCGGTCATCCCCAAGGGCTCAAAGATCTCTGCTTGTGCAAATTGGGCCATATTCTTCCCGGAAACCTTGTTCACCAATTGCCCCAATAGCCAGTAACCGGAGTTGCTATACGTGAATTCGCTTCCCGGCTCAAAATTCAGATCGGTCTGGTTGACCAGCCACCGCATGATCTCCTGGTCGGTATAGAAATCGCCTCGCTCATCCTCTCTCAAATAGGAGATCTGTAAATAATCTCGAATTCCACTGGTATGATTCATCAGTTGCCGGATGGTGATCCGGTCTGCATAATCCGGAAATTCCAGGAAAGTGTTTACTTAAAGGATCTTCCAGACTAAGCTTTCCTTGT
Protein-coding sequences here:
- a CDS encoding serine hydrolase domain-containing protein, yielding MEFPDYADRITIRQLMNHTSGIRDYLQISYLREDERGDFYTDQEIMRWLVNQTDLNFEPGSEFTYSNSGYWLLGQLVNKVSGKNMAQFAQAEIFEPLGMTATHFHNDHQAIVKNRASGYAPTTDGGYQISMTTLDMIGDGGIFTSIEDILKWDNEYYERKLLNDAFWKEMTTTGKLSNGEDTEYGGGLFMEEYKGLRTISHGGAFVGFRAELLRFPDQKVSVAIFANRGDANPSTMAQEIADIILKDQFKDLPSEAVAEVENPPMDEAEMELDQLVGTYEVEPGVEVVFSISNDSLHAKQKWNGSEYNLYRETGNRFKMKGQDGLSFTFTDLKDGLAQELTVMQGNRPTQVKRKEEKDLSGVNPNDYIGTYFSPELEVNYIFELKDGQLVARVGNGEEHNCTLSDVDIYTGRMGTYRFQRTIGQVSGMELDSGRVINVKFEKK